A window of the Salmo trutta chromosome 25, fSalTru1.1, whole genome shotgun sequence genome harbors these coding sequences:
- the LOC115161839 gene encoding osteoclast stimulatory transmembrane protein isoform X4 has product MKCSSHSSAERILASTSQVNNALHDLKDFIGTVPKIVNSNQFLQLDQKVDVEEMKRGMRNASARLKAKFKAMQDTLEVTGHVAQKVIASSFIMLLLGSSVSYLARYLTDLKHDNVYQTGRLQELLRARGVEEFPEAYRKRLVRTRGWRMTQRELRRCLWGGTILGFYCLVCALVLGLDHLIYSVLQTSLSWAQDIPEVNTTISLHVKITIQIIGLIHEPVGQLNKKYRYGILLLPPDCVHPLSPPDPSVISIIAALFLTALVMILGEVFSRRIRRKICSSFYRDREEERAVYLRDKILLKLEDEGNIS; this is encoded by the exons ACACGACTTGAAGGATTTCATCGGAACCGTGCCGAAAATTGTGAACAGCAACCAGTTCTTGCAGCTCGATCAGAAAGTGGACGTCGAGGAGATGAAGAGGGGTATGAGAAACGCCTCGGCCAGATTGAAGGCTAAGTTCAAAGCCATGCAG GATACTCTGGAGGTCACAGGTCACGTGGCCCAGAAGGTCATCGCCTCGTCCTTCATCATGCTGCTGCTGGGGAGCTCTGTCAGTTACCTGGCCAG GTATCTCACAGACCTAAAGCACGACAATGTGTATCAGACAGGCCGGCTACAGGAGTTACTGAGGGCCCGGGGAGTGGAGGAGTTCCCAGAGGCATACAG GAAGAGGCTGGTGAGGACCAGGGGCTGGAGGATGACACAGAGGGAGCTGAGACGATGCCTGTGGGGAGGCACCATCCTGGGCTTCTACTGCCTGGTATGTGCCCTGGTCCTAGGGCTCGACCACCTCATCTACTCTGTCCTGCAGACATCTCTGAGCTGGGCACAGGACATTCCTGAGGTGAACACTACCATCTCACTCCATGTGAAG ATTACAATCCAAATCATTGGTTTAATCCATGAACCTGTGGGACAACTGAACAAAAAGTATCGCTACGGGATCCTACTGTTGCCCCCGGACTGCGTTCATCCCCTATCCCCCCCAGACCCGTCTGTCATCTCCATCATCGCAGCCCTCTTCCTCACCGCCCTGGTCATGATTCTGGGAGAG GTGTTCTCCAGGAGGATCAGGAGGAAGATCTGTTCGTCCttctacagagacagagaggaggaacgAGCCGTGTACCTCCGGGACAAGATTCTGTTAAAGCTGGAGGATGAGGGAAATATTTCGTAG